From the Malus domestica chromosome 17, GDT2T_hap1 genome, one window contains:
- the LOC139193443 gene encoding uncharacterized protein codes for MGDFNDVLLESEKDGGNMRMAASMTSFRNFVTTSRLLDLGFEGYPFTWRNRRDEGFIQERIDQCSEVVRQEWERTHNGAPAHILVSNLRKVKFGLLQWRKKSGRNEQNEICRLKEELRSAYQQPVFDGVRIRAMETEFKQAIKIKETYWRTKSRVQWLKEGEKNTKFFHAQTMKWQRRNTI; via the exons ATGGGTGATTTTAATGATGTATTGTTGGAGTCGGAAAAGGATGGAGGAAACATGCGGATGGCAGCAAGTATGACGTCCTTCCGGAACTTTGTTACTACCTCACGGTTATTGGATTTGGGGTTTGAGGGGTACCCGTTCACATGGCGTAATCGACGTGATGAAGGATTTATTCAGGAGAGAATTGACCAG TGTAGTGAGGTGGTGCGACAGGAGTGGGAGAGGACGCATAATGGTGCTCCAGCGCATATATTGGTGTCTAATTTAAGGAAAGTGAAGTTTGGATTGCTCCAATGGCGTAAGAAGTCTGGTAGAAATGAACAAAATGAGATATGTAGGTTGAAAGAGGAGCTTAGAAGTGCTTATCAACAACCGGTCTTTGATGGAGTTCGGATTAGAGCGATGGAAACAGAGTTTAAACAGGCCATTAAAATTAAGGAAACCTATTGGCGCACAAAGTCAAGAGTGCAATGGTTGAAGGAAGGGGAGAAGAATACAAAGTTTTTTCATGCACAAACAATGAAATGGCAACGGAGGAATACTATCTGA
- the LOC103405601 gene encoding tubby-like protein 8: protein MMAGCKKTTSILQQSSYSSLYVDPLTYQKHSRSHSQGIAFISKMDNSEPNPSALNVNKENAMPKKPQKAVPDSDKENLVAHEHGSSSFAMQPLKQRNLKSLSTGCRALKPSSLQFCMQANEQEKALFGGSTMRDPPSNGSDNSSSLNIWDYSDSEAAPASSWSTLPNKSLLCRPLPMDVGRCTCVIVKEATPEAIDGGTLYSLYTNEGKGRQDRKLAIAHHKRRNGKSELTIAQNVKGILSHSDDSFIGIVNANLMGSKYHIWDQGGRPNSLSKEAKSLAVVAFTPTISSWTGSYRRIRACIPKHQSMQLKNTMQVQHIEGLPKDWEGKLDKVHQLSSRVPHYNKISKQYELDFRDRGRAGLRIQSSVKNFQLTLEENGKQAILQLGRVGKSKYVMDYRYPLTGYQAFCICLASIDSKLCCTV, encoded by the exons ATGATGGCTGGTTGCAAGAAAACCACATCAATTCTACAGCAATCCTCATACAGCTCTCTCTATGTCGATCCCCTCACATACCAGAAACACAGCCGCAGCCACAGCCAAGGCATCGCCTTCATCTCCAAGATGGACAATTCGGAGCCGAACCCATCAGCCTTAAACGTCAACAAAGAGAACGCAATGCCCAAGAAGCCACAGAAGGCCGTGCCCGACAGCGACAAGGAGAATTTGGTCGCACATGAACATGGGTCTTCCTCTTTTGCGATGCAGCCATTGAAGCAGAGGAACTTGAAGTCTCTGTCCACTGGCTGCAGGGCCCTGAAGCCCTCCTCGCTTCAGTTCTGTATGCAGGCGAACGAGCAGGAGAAGGCACTCTTCGGTGGGTCCACAATGCGGGACCCGCCCAGTAATGGGTCCGACAACTCGAGCTCTTTGAACATCTGGGACTACTCCGACTCTGAGGCTGCCCCTGCCTCCTCTTGGTCTACACTGCCTAACAA GTCATTGCTTTGCAGGCCATTGCCAATGGATGTGGGAAGATGCACATGTGTGATAGTGAAGGAAGCAACCCCGGAAGCAATAGATGGGGGTACTCTCTATTCTCTTTATACCAAT GAAGGCAAGGGAAGGCAGGACCGGAAACTAGCTATTGCTCACCATAAGCGGCGGAATGGGAAATCTGAGTTGACAATTGCTCAGAATGTGAAGGGAATACTGTCTCATTCGGATGATAGTTTTATTGGTATTGTAAATGCTAACCTCATGGGTTCAAAATACCACATATGGGATCAG GGTGGTCGTCCCAATTCCTTGAGCAAAGAGGCTAAATCACTTGCCGTTGTAGC GTTCACGCCAACAATCTCGAGCTGGACAGGAAGTTACAGACGTATAAGGGCATGTATACCCAAGCACCAATCCATGCAGTTAAAGAACACAATGCAG GTACAACACATTGAGGGACTCCCAAAGGACTGGGAAGGGAAGCTTGACAAAGTTCATCAGCTATCCTCAAGGGTTCCCCATTACAATAAA ATTTCAAAGCAGTATGAGCTAGATTTCAGAGACAGGGGAAGAGCGGGTCTTAGAATCCAAAGTTCAGTCAAGAATTTCCAACTGACACTGGAG GAGAACGGAAAGCAGGCAATTCTGCAGCTCGGAAGGGTTGGAAAATCAAAGTATGTGATGGATTACAG ATATCCTTTGACAGGCTACCAAGCGTTTTGCATATGCTTGGCTTCTATTGATTCAAAGCTTTGTTGCACTGTCTAG